From a region of the uncultured Desulfatiglans sp. genome:
- a CDS encoding RND efflux system, outer membrane lipoprotein, NodT family: MPQALYTISKVSKVWKARAAVALAWLCCLLVLSACHPFRPNLRAPESGLLPERYTLGEAVEALPGRWWESFEDPELNALVEGALAANPTLRQAWARLDQARAVAVQAGSGLYPDLTLNAGAGYSHAHGEGSGAVRTSGDDYSLGAMSRYEVDLWGKIRSEREAALLQVDATREDVHAAAMTLAAEVTRLWAAVIAQRMQRELLDEQLRINRIYLELVNLRFRMALGSALDVYQQQQIIDRVRAEIPLVEEQERLSLNQLAVLLGKAPGAAMEIGRKALPAPSSVPATGLPADLLAARPDVRASMLRLEAADWQVAAARADRLPNLTLRADFTFGSDDLNRLFDQWLFSLAADLAAPILDGRRRAAEVDRTRAVVEEALARHREIVLTAVREVEDALVTEAALREHIGAVEKQLVTAERALREAQERYRKGLSDYLPVLTQILSTQELELNLIRRRSELLTARVNLYRALGGGWTTDLDPEEGLRTQGAGKVDRHES, encoded by the coding sequence ATGCCGCAGGCGTTATACACGATATCGAAGGTTTCGAAGGTTTGGAAGGCGCGGGCAGCCGTGGCCCTGGCATGGCTCTGCTGCCTATTGGTCTTGTCGGCCTGCCACCCCTTCCGCCCAAATCTGCGGGCGCCTGAAAGCGGGCTTCTGCCGGAGCGCTACACGCTTGGCGAGGCCGTTGAAGCGCTGCCTGGCCGCTGGTGGGAGAGCTTCGAGGATCCTGAACTGAACGCCCTGGTGGAAGGGGCCCTGGCCGCGAACCCGACGCTGCGGCAGGCCTGGGCGAGGCTCGATCAGGCCCGGGCGGTGGCGGTGCAGGCCGGCTCCGGCCTTTACCCGGACCTGACGCTGAACGCGGGCGCCGGTTACTCCCATGCGCACGGCGAGGGCAGCGGCGCTGTGCGCACCAGCGGCGACGATTATTCCCTCGGGGCCATGAGCCGCTACGAGGTCGATCTGTGGGGGAAGATCCGGTCCGAGCGTGAAGCCGCTCTCCTGCAGGTGGATGCGACACGGGAGGATGTCCACGCCGCCGCCATGACGCTTGCTGCGGAGGTGACCCGGCTCTGGGCGGCCGTGATTGCGCAGCGGATGCAGCGGGAGCTTCTCGATGAGCAGCTGCGGATTAACCGGATCTACCTCGAACTGGTGAATCTGCGCTTCCGCATGGCGCTCGGTTCCGCCCTCGATGTCTATCAGCAGCAGCAGATCATCGATCGCGTCCGGGCCGAGATCCCGCTCGTGGAAGAGCAGGAGCGTTTGAGCCTGAACCAGTTGGCGGTGCTCCTTGGAAAGGCGCCGGGCGCCGCGATGGAGATCGGACGCAAGGCCCTGCCCGCGCCCTCTTCGGTCCCGGCCACCGGGCTCCCGGCTGATCTTCTGGCGGCGCGCCCGGATGTCCGCGCCTCCATGCTGCGGCTCGAAGCTGCGGACTGGCAGGTGGCGGCCGCGCGCGCCGACAGGCTGCCGAACCTGACCCTGAGGGCCGATTTCACCTTCGGTTCCGACGACCTCAACCGGCTCTTCGATCAATGGCTTTTCAGCCTGGCGGCGGACCTCGCGGCCCCTATCCTCGACGGGCGGCGGCGCGCGGCGGAAGTGGACCGCACGCGTGCGGTCGTCGAAGAGGCGCTTGCCCGCCACAGGGAGATCGTACTGACGGCCGTCCGAGAGGTCGAGGACGCGCTCGTGACGGAGGCTGCCCTGCGGGAGCACATCGGCGCGGTGGAAAAACAGCTCGTGACGGCGGAGCGCGCGCTCAGGGAGGCGCAGGAGCGTTACCGGAAAGGGTTGAGCGATTATCTGCCCGTTTTGACGCAGATCCTGAGCACCCAGGAGCTCGAGCTGAATCTGATTCGGCGAAGGAGCGAACTTCTGACGGCAAGAGTCAATCTGTATCGCGCCCTTGGCGGGGGCTGGACGACGGACCTCGACCCTGAGGAGGGGTTGAGAACGCAAGGCGCTGGAAAGGTTGACAGGCATGAGAGTTGA
- a CDS encoding Efflux transporter, RND family, MFP subunit — MRVEPTSGEDRGASAQGASKAAAGSRGRLAIRVILPLLVLAAGIAGATYIKNTAPKAPRKPPEAHAPLVQVMDVRPSREPVILPVMGTVIPAREIALEARVAGEVVFVAPNFVEGGRFREGDVILRLDATDYKLAVARRESAVVDARYQLRVEEGRQAVARREWEILNQGRPADPLDEELALRKPHLAKAKADLEAAEAELAQAKLDLERTVVRSPFNAVVRTRSVSIGSQVSAQEELARLVGTDLYWVQVSVPVDRLKWIDFPGKDRERGSAAKVSYSGGYEREAWVFRLLSDLDAEGRMARVLLVVHDPLDLEGGADRRPPLLIGEYVRAEVVGNELAEVVRIPRSALRDGDHVWLVGEDGLMEVRRVQTIWREADFVLVDGGLSEGGRLIVSDLASGVPGMAVRVEERRGDASGKARSEE, encoded by the coding sequence ATGAGAGTTGAACCGACATCCGGGGAGGATCGGGGCGCATCGGCCCAAGGGGCGTCCAAGGCTGCTGCGGGGTCGCGGGGGCGGCTGGCGATCCGGGTGATTTTGCCGCTTCTGGTCCTGGCCGCTGGGATTGCGGGCGCGACCTACATCAAGAACACCGCCCCGAAGGCGCCCAGGAAGCCGCCAGAAGCGCATGCGCCCCTCGTGCAGGTGATGGATGTGAGGCCGTCGCGCGAACCGGTCATCCTGCCCGTTATGGGGACCGTGATCCCGGCGCGGGAGATCGCCCTCGAGGCCCGCGTGGCGGGCGAAGTGGTCTTCGTGGCCCCGAACTTCGTCGAGGGGGGGCGCTTCCGTGAAGGGGACGTCATCCTGCGGCTGGATGCGACCGACTACAAGCTTGCCGTGGCCCGCAGGGAAAGCGCCGTGGTCGATGCGCGCTATCAGCTGCGGGTCGAGGAAGGGCGGCAGGCCGTGGCGCGGCGCGAGTGGGAGATCCTCAACCAGGGCCGGCCGGCCGACCCGTTGGACGAGGAGCTGGCGCTCAGAAAACCGCACCTGGCGAAGGCGAAGGCGGACCTCGAGGCTGCAGAGGCGGAGCTTGCCCAGGCGAAGCTCGACCTGGAGCGGACGGTCGTCCGCTCCCCGTTCAATGCGGTGGTCCGTACGAGAAGCGTCTCCATTGGATCCCAGGTGTCGGCGCAGGAGGAGTTGGCCCGCCTCGTCGGGACGGACCTCTACTGGGTGCAGGTCTCGGTTCCGGTCGACCGGCTGAAGTGGATCGATTTTCCGGGGAAGGACAGGGAACGCGGGTCTGCGGCCAAAGTGAGCTATTCGGGCGGCTACGAGCGGGAGGCTTGGGTCTTCCGGCTTCTGAGCGACCTCGATGCCGAGGGCCGGATGGCGCGCGTTCTGCTGGTTGTCCATGACCCCCTCGACCTGGAGGGCGGCGCAGACCGCAGACCGCCTCTTCTGATCGGGGAGTATGTGCGGGCCGAGGTTGTCGGGAACGAACTTGCGGAGGTCGTGCGCATCCCCCGGTCCGCCCTGCGCGACGGGGACCATGTGTGGCTGGTGGGCGAGGACGGGCTGATGGAGGTCAGGCGGGTGCAGACGATCTGGCGCGAGGCCGACTTCGTTTTGGTGGACGGGGGCTTGAGCGAGGGGGGCCGGTTGATCGTTTCCGACTTGGCCTCCGGGGTGCCGGGGATGGCGGTCAGAGTGGAAGAGCGGCGGGGGGATGCCTCCGGGAAGGCTCGAAGCGAGGAATGA